Proteins encoded by one window of Methylosinus sp. PW1:
- a CDS encoding class I SAM-dependent methyltransferase, with the protein MEGHTRSMFCKITELDGDLSGKLVLDIGSGPGRFTDIALAQSGTVVALDYSSAIDALLENVGDRRDDLLMVQGDALQMPFADGMFDEAFSIGVLHHTPDPYAGVVEARRVLKHRGAFSLCVYGAGGATYDFPTVTLLRKTFKALWPVLGHYPALFYSYAAVYLIWPISRLSRLVSLPFRVVLPIACLPDIRWSLLDTFDSVTPSYQSTHSSVDVYRWFKNAGFSDVHPTDWGFTSYRGRRSISSGSVCASE; encoded by the coding sequence ATGGAAGGCCACACCCGATCGATGTTCTGCAAGATTACCGAACTCGACGGAGACCTCTCCGGGAAACTAGTGCTCGACATCGGCAGCGGTCCGGGACGCTTTACAGACATTGCTCTGGCGCAAAGCGGAACGGTCGTCGCGCTCGACTATTCAAGTGCCATTGACGCCCTGCTCGAGAACGTCGGAGATCGGCGCGACGATCTGCTGATGGTGCAGGGAGATGCACTGCAGATGCCGTTCGCCGACGGCATGTTCGACGAAGCGTTTTCCATCGGTGTCCTGCACCACACGCCAGATCCCTATGCTGGCGTCGTCGAGGCACGGCGAGTCTTGAAGCACAGGGGAGCATTTTCTCTCTGCGTTTATGGCGCTGGCGGGGCGACCTACGACTTCCCGACGGTCACCCTACTGCGTAAGACGTTCAAGGCGCTGTGGCCGGTACTGGGGCATTATCCCGCGCTGTTCTACTCCTACGCTGCGGTCTACCTGATCTGGCCAATTTCGAGATTGTCGCGCCTCGTATCGCTGCCGTTCCGGGTGGTGCTGCCGATTGCTTGCCTGCCCGACATTCGCTGGTCCTTGCTCGATACGTTCGACAGCGTCACGCCGAGCTACCAGTCGACCCACAGTAGCGTGGACGTCTATCGCTGGTTCAAGAACGCAGGCTTTAGCGATGTCCACCCGACCGACTGGGGATTCACCAGTTACAGGGGACGGAGGTCAATTTCTTCGGGTAGTGTCTGCGCCAGCGAATAG
- the hisH gene encoding imidazole glycerol phosphate synthase subunit HisH: protein MIAIVDYGLGNVTAIANMYKRLNIEAVLASTADDLRRADRLILPGVGSFDWAMQSLARSGLRGTLDELVINARRPVLGICVGMQMMAEKSAEGMEPGLGWIAASVERLPSRPGLMLPHMGWNDVSAVRHSTLINGLDIEARFYFLHGYCFVPKDESVTIATADYGQPFASVVQSGNVYGAQFHPEKSHGWGVRLLKNFAKA from the coding sequence ATGATCGCCATCGTCGACTACGGCCTCGGCAACGTCACCGCCATCGCCAATATGTACAAGAGGCTCAACATCGAGGCTGTACTCGCGTCCACGGCCGATGACTTGCGGCGGGCCGACCGCCTGATCCTTCCTGGCGTCGGCTCATTCGACTGGGCGATGCAAAGCCTCGCGCGCTCCGGTTTGCGGGGGACGCTAGACGAACTGGTGATAAATGCCCGCCGGCCGGTTCTCGGGATTTGCGTCGGCATGCAGATGATGGCAGAGAAGAGCGCCGAAGGCATGGAACCGGGATTGGGCTGGATCGCGGCCAGCGTGGAGCGCCTGCCGTCTAGGCCAGGGTTGATGCTGCCGCACATGGGCTGGAACGACGTCTCGGCGGTCCGGCATTCTACGCTCATCAACGGGCTCGACATTGAGGCCCGCTTTTATTTCCTGCACGGCTACTGTTTTGTGCCCAAAGATGAGAGCGTGACTATCGCGACAGCCGATTACGGGCAGCCTTTCGCCAGCGTCGTGCAATCGGGCAATGTCTACGGAGCGCAGTTCCATCCCGAGAAGAGTCATGGCTGGGGTGTTCGGTTGCTTAAGAATTTCGCGAAGGCTTGA
- a CDS encoding AglZ/HisF2 family acetamidino modification protein, producing MLRPRIIPCLLVHERGLVKTRQFTEPTYVGDPVNAVRIFNEKEVDELFIADIDATVRGAEPDYALIASLAAECRMPLAYAGGVRTVEQVERIVGLGVEKVALGAAAIVTPELITVAAARLGSQSTAVVADVRRSGDRYEVYMHNGTRATGKTVEELASWAERAGAGEVIVNNIDRDGMMTGYDLDLVGRCRAATSLPMTVMGGAGSLDDIAGLIARFPIIGAAAGSLFVFKGKYRAVLINYPDRLRKEELFAR from the coding sequence TTGCTCCGCCCCCGCATCATCCCCTGTTTGCTCGTGCACGAGCGCGGCCTCGTTAAGACGCGCCAGTTCACCGAGCCTACCTATGTCGGCGATCCCGTCAATGCGGTGCGCATCTTCAACGAGAAGGAAGTCGACGAATTATTCATCGCCGACATCGACGCTACCGTTCGCGGTGCGGAGCCGGATTACGCCCTGATCGCCAGCCTCGCCGCAGAGTGCCGGATGCCGCTCGCCTATGCTGGGGGCGTGCGCACGGTCGAGCAGGTGGAGCGGATCGTAGGGCTCGGCGTGGAGAAAGTGGCGCTTGGTGCCGCGGCTATCGTTACGCCGGAACTGATCACGGTCGCAGCGGCCAGGCTGGGCAGCCAGAGCACCGCCGTCGTCGCTGACGTGCGCAGGTCTGGCGACCGCTATGAGGTCTACATGCACAATGGTACGCGGGCGACGGGCAAGACCGTCGAGGAGTTGGCCTCCTGGGCCGAGCGGGCGGGCGCCGGCGAGGTCATAGTAAACAACATCGACCGAGATGGCATGATGACTGGCTACGATCTCGATCTCGTTGGGCGCTGTCGCGCCGCGACGAGCCTGCCGATGACGGTAATGGGCGGCGCCGGCAGCCTCGACGACATCGCCGGCCTCATCGCCCGCTTTCCCATCATCGGCGCCGCGGCCGGCAGCCTGTTCGTGTTCAAGGGCAAATATCGCGCTGTGCTGATTAATTATCCGGATCGTCTTCGCAAAGAGGAGTTGTTCGCCCGATAA